The genomic interval TCAATTATTTATAACAATTTTTTTCTTACTGGTGAAAATTTAGATTTAACAAAAAAATCTCCCTGGCTTATGAATACAGAAAGTTTTCTAAATGACCATCGCTATAGCGCCTTATTCCACGGTATTAAAAATAACAGTTGCGTTGTTGTTATTGGGTTCCCGGCGTTGACTATAATCGAAGACAAGAATATTTTTTTATTGCTGAATGATAAAAAGTTTTCATATTTATTTTCAGACAAAGAAAAACTATTCATTGCTAAACATATACCAAAATCTGTAAATTTAAATTCTAATAATATCATCAATTCCTACAATAAATTTATAAAAAATAAAAATAACTTGGTGCTTAAATTAAGAACTTCTGGAATGGGTTGGGGAGTTTATATCGGCAATCAAATATCGGATTCTGAATGGGTTATCCTTCTCAATAAATACTTAGAAAATGCCATAATTCAAGAATATATTAATGGCATAAAATTTCCAGCTATTGTGATATCTAAAAAAGAAAAATTAATAACCAATGATATGAATGTGATTCTTTCTATGTATTCTTATAGCGGAGAATACTATGGTTGTGTGTCGAGAGTTTCAATCTCAAAAGTAACAAATTTAATCAGAGGATTTTTGCAGCCGGTTTATGAAATAAAGTGTGAGTAATTTGAGGGTTTCATAATGAAAAAGCTAGGTCTTATTGGCGGAATTGGTTGTAAAAGTACAGTTTTATACTATGAGCTGATTACAACACAAATAAGCCATAAGCTTGGCCAGAGACAAAGTGGGAATATTATCATCTACAGCGTTAATGAATATGACGTATATACGGCTGCCATTGAAAATGACTGGAATACTGTGGCTGAGATATTACTTCATGCTTATAAGAACCTTGAAAATGCTGGGGCTGACTTCCTTATAATTTGCTCGAATACTTGCCATAAAGTAGTTGATCTAATAAACCCACAATTTAAAAAACCTTTAATACACATCCTTGAACCAATTTGTCAGGAGATTACAAAAAATAATTATAAAAAAATAGCTTTGTTCGGAACAAAATTCATTTTAGAGGAAGGTTTTTATTTAAATTATATTCATAGTCATGCGCACAGTATAAAACAAATCATTATTCCAGATAAAAATAGAATTGACATTGTGCATAATATAATAAGCAATGAACTCTTGTTGGGTATAATAAAAAATGAATCAAAAAGTATTCTAATTTCTATTTGGGAAGAATTGAGAAAAAAAGGTGCTGATTGTTTGATCCTGGGTTGCACAGAGCTATCTTTGATTATTTCAAAAACAGATTTGTCATCACCCATTTTAGATTCAACCAGCTTGCATGCTAAATATGCTGCAGAATTGTCCATTAAAAACCATGAGGACGATAAATAAATGTGCGGGATAGTTGCTTATTTGTCTAAAAATTTAGATATTTCGAAAGAAACATTTAAAAGCGCAATTAATACTTTAAATCATCGCGGGCCTGATTTTCATGGCTTATGGGTGTCTGATGATAGCAAATTAGCTTTAGGGCACGCGCGCCTTAGCATTATTGATCTATTAACAGGCAATCAACCCTTACGTAGTAAAGACGACAATATTGTTATTGTAGTTAATGGCGAATTCTATCAATATGAAATAATAAAACGTTATTTACAAAAAAAAGGATTTGAATTTCAAACAGAATCAGATAGTGAAATATTAATATATTTGTATCAACTATATGGTGTGAACTGTCTTGAATTTTTACGGGGTGAATTCTCTTTTGTTCTGTGGGACGATAAAAATAAATACATTTTTGCAGCTAGAGATCGATGCGGCATTAAACCTCTATTTTATTCCATGTATCAAGATGCCCTATATCTTTCATCAGAAATAAAAGCATTACTTACACTTGGGGTTCCATGCAAATGGGATTTATGCAGTATTATATCTTGGGAGAATCTATTGCCTCTAGAAAATAGAAGTTTATTTGAAAATATTTTCTCCATAAATCCTGGCCATTTTATTCTGGCCACTCCAGATAATATTCAAATCAAGAAATACTGGGATTTTAACTACCCAAAAGAAGGCGCCATCGATGATGATATTGATGAAAATAAAATGATTAATGAATTTCGTAAGGAGTTAGAAGAAGCAGTGACTATCCGATTACGTTCAGATGTACCGGTAGGATGCTATTTAAGTGGCGGATTGGATTCTTCAGCTATTCTAGGATTAATGATAAAACATTCAAAATCTGAAGTTGACGCATTTACTATTTCATTCGATCACGATTTATATGATGAAGCTAAAATTGCTGAAGAAACTGCTAAGTTTGTTGGGGCTAGAAGCCATGTGTTTAAGATAACAAATCAATTGCTTTCTGAGAATTTTTTTTCAGCCATTTATCAATGTGAATCTTTTATTTTAAATAATAATACGATCGCTAAGTTTTTATTAAGTAAATTTACAAGAGAATCTGGATATAAAACGGTGATGACCGGTGAGGGATCTGATGAAATTTTAGGTGGTTATCCAATGTTTCGAGAAGATATCTTAAAATATGGATTTCGAGCATTGGATCATGAGAATCGAAACAAACTTGTAGAACATTTATATGAAAATAATCCTGCGTTTGCAAGTGTTTTTTCAAAAAATACCGCTGGATTAGATGTAACAACTATTCAAGAGATACTCGGATATGTCCCAAGCATGTTCAAGATGGGTGCGAAATTGGGTGAAAAATTAATAACGTTGCATAATGAGAATTTTTCAAATATTTCAAGAAATTTTGATGCGCAGATCAATTTTATTAATCAATTAGATCAAGATCAAGTCATGGGTCGCGATGTTTTAAGCAAATCTCTTTATTTGTGGGCGAAATCAATTCTCCCTGGCTTGATTTTAGTAAATCTGGGAGATCGAATGGAAATGGCACATTCAATTGAAGGAAGAGTACCATTTCTCGATCATAAATTGCTTGAATTTTTAGTTAACATACCAAGTTCTTTAAAAATTAAAGGACTTACTGAAAAATTTATTTTGCGAGAGGCCGTAAAAGATATTATTACTCCTACTATTTATCAAAGACAAAAACATCCGTTTAAGGCACCGCATCCTACATTGACGTTAAACCCATTCACTGAATTAATGTTGGATGTTTTTAATGGAAATCTTTTAAAATATAGCTTTATCTATGATCAATCAAAAGTGTTAAAACAATTTAATATGACTCAGAGCATGCCTGAAGCTGAGCGCGAACAGTGGGATGTTGTTTTTATGTTTATATTAAGCCAATGTGTATTACAATCTTTATTTAAACCATTAATGCCGAATTAGTATAGTGGTAATACCCAAATTTATAAGCTGCAATATACTATCTTCCTTCCACAAAACAAGTTAAGCTAAAAGAAAATGTGGTATTAATTAACACCTCAAATGGTTGCTTAGAACACTGAGATACATCCGGGGTCAAGCATTCATATGACCCATGTTCTAGCAGGTACTTGACCCCCTTCCTCTTGACCCTTCATCTTCAGTCAAACAAAGGCTAAGAAAGTAGAAAGCAGTTGTAATAAAATACAATACTTATTCCAATGGTAAAAGTAATAGAGCCTCCTTATAAGTAATAACAGATTTGCTAACAGATGCCATTATATTTATAAGCAATTAAGAAAGCTCTATGATAAGTAATATCAACCACTGTACTATTGTCCATCTTTTGACGGATAATTTGATGTAAAGTATTAATAAAGCTATTTTTATAATTTTCACCACAAGGAATAGAGTAATTTTCGAAATTAAGATAGGCTAAGGCTGGTCCCGAATTAAATAAGCCAAGTATTTTTTCAAAATCATAAGCTTGAGTAGTAACGTCTTCATCAAAAGCTAAACGAACATTAAAACCATGATGCTCCAGCAGGGCTTGATAAGCACAGGCATTTTTAAGATGAAACCATGGATTTAAATAGTGTTCTATATATGGTTTTATATTGTCTGCTCTACAGGTTTGATCAATGATATCTACAATAAAATCACACCATTCAGATACGGGGGTTTGCAAAGCAAATACACCTTGATTTTTTAATGCCTGGTGAATTTTTTTTAGCACAGGCACTGGATCTCTAAACCAATGAAACACAGAGTTACAAAAAATTACATCAAATTCAGAGGTGAAAGCCATATGTTCACCTTCTTCACAAAAAAATTGTATAAACTCACCATAAGACTTTTTAGCTTGTTTGATCATCCCTTCTGAAGGATCGATCCCTATTACCCGTCCCGAAGTTTTTTTACTTAATTCAAAAGCAAGATGCCCGCTGCCGCATCCTAAATCTAAAATAGACTCTTGCCCCTTAAAAAACATCAAAGCAATTAGCTTTTCACCAACAGAAGTTTGATTTTTAGCGATTTTTTTATATTCTTCAGCCACTTCAGAATATTCCATAAAAAGGTCTCTTGGTTGACCGAAAGATAAGCGGAAATCAATTCTTCATCCAAATTGCCCAGTTTAGATATCCAGCAAAAATAAGCCACAAAGAATAAGGAATTAACAAAAAATATACTAAGGTGAATTGTTTCTTTGTCAAGATGATGAGAAGCATAGAGATGAGAATCATCATGACTATCCAATAAAATCCAAGTTGGATGAGGTGGAATTGAAAGAATAAGGGTGACCAAGCCCAATTCATGATTATTTGAATAATGTATAAACTAAAAATTATTTTTCCTCTTGGTCTGTTTCGATGAGTCCATAAGTACCAACCAGCTATGGCAAGCATTATATATAAACAAGTCCAGACAATGGGAAAGATAATTTGAGGTGGATTAATACTGGATTTTTGTAATGTTTGATACCATGTGGATATTTCGGTGCGCGTTAGCAAACCGATACCATACCCCACAAGTTGAAACACAATAATCCACAGGATAATTGGCGCTATTTTTTTAATCATGAATGTTCTCGCTTCTGCAATAGGATTTACACATGTTCATAACATGGAAATCAAGTTCAATCTAATACAGTTTCTTCAACAAAAGTTATGACAACCACATCTCTGCTATTTTTTTCAGATAATCCGCCATTAATCTGATATTGCTATCCGCATTGACCCGGCGGTGGTAAAGATACATTTTAATCGCAACTGGCTGCTCATCTTTTAATTTGATTTCGACCAATTCACCCCGCTTAAGCTCCTCTTTGATCAAAATATCTGTACACCAGATTAACCCCATATCTGCCAATGCCGCACATAAAACGTTGTATCCTGAACTGGAAGCATAATTTCCAGAGATATAGATTTTTTTATTATTAGCCAGCACCCATTCATTATTGGGCGAAATACGTTTAGCGATTAAACAATTGTGATGCTGCAAGTCCGCTGCTTTTTTAGGCGAACCGTATTTTTTTATATAAGCTGGTGTAGCGTAAATACTCCGGTGAATGGTAAATAAATATTCTTTAACCAATTGGTTATCTTTAATGTCTATTTCAGTAATAACCAGATCCGCCAAGCCATTTAATAAATCCGTTGGCGCATTTTCTTCTGTTGTCTGCAGTTGGATTTTTGGATATTTTTGCAAAAACTTCTTGAAATGCTTAATAAAATATTGAGAATAAAAAGCCCCCGCTATACCAATAATGAGTCTGCCATGTGGCTCTGTTTCAATTGAATTCACTGCGGCTTGAGCATTTTCAATGTCAGCCAGTATTTTATTGACATGCAGCAGATAAACTTCACCCGCCTCGGTCAATTCTATATGTCGGGTTGTTCTGTTTAACAATTTCTTTTTGAGTAGGTTCTCTAAATGCTTGATTTGGCCGGTGAGCGTAGAAGTAGAAACATCTAAATGCCGAGCTGCTTGGCTGAAGCCTTTATGCTCAGCAATCCCTTTGAACCCTCGCATACAAGAAAGTAGATCTAAAGACATTATCTTCCTAAGGTGATTGTTTCAAAATTTAGAATAGTCTATTATCTATCAATACATTGTCAAGTTTTTTTGAAATGGTATCATGGTTTATCATGTAACAAGAAAGAGGCAATTAGCACAGGAACCATTCAAAAGAGAAGAAATATGGCTACTTTCTATACCGTTATCAGGTTCGGAACTATCAAGCCATTCAAGAGGTTAGTGTTACTTCCTGGCGAAGATTAAAATGAGTCGAATTGATTATTCAGCTTTTGCGCTGGAGGGATTTAAAATTACCCTGTTTTGCCTCGGCATTATAGGTTTACTTAAGCTATTCGGTGCAGCGAATGAGTTTTTATTAATCCCATTTAACATGGCGGTTATGTCTGCTGCTGCCACCTTTTCAGTGAGCAAAAAAAATTTAGCTCAAGTCAGTTTAGGTAGCAGTGTTGTAGTTATTTCAACCATTCTAGGCGGCGTCCTCGGATTTTATTATCCCTGGTTAGCTTCTTTGATAACCATCATCTATGCTGGACTTGCTTTTTATTTACCCAAAACCAAGTCAAAAACTAATATTTTTGTAACGGGCAGTCTAATGTTTCTTATTTTTTCTGCCTTGCCATTTTCATTGCAGGCGGGGATCAAATACGCTTTTGTCGGTGCTGTGGTTGTTGTAGCTTTTACCTTATTTTATTGGTTATTCGAGTATAGAAAGGATGCCAATAATACTAAACCGGAGCCAACCCAGGCGAACTTCTTTATGGCATTGGCTACGATTTCATCACTTACATTGGCTTGGATCATTAGTCATTACTTACGCGCATGTTCAACACTATCCCATCTTTATTGGATTGGTTTAACGATTTTAATGGTGATTCAAGGCTCGCAGCAAAGAACTATTTACACAGCAATTAAGCGAATTGCTATCAACACTTTCGGCGCAATAATCGTTGTTTTTCTGTTTGGCTATATTGTGCCACCCAATTTTTGGATAAATTTTATATTATTGGTGATTTTTTTATTTCTCATTTTCTCTCTGGGATTTTCTTATTTCTTAAGAGTTTTCTTTATAGAATTATTCGTGTTTGGGTTTGCGCATCTATTGGGAGACTATCATAATGTTGTTGCCTTAGATCGTATCATTCTGACTTGCATTGGCGGATTGATTGTCATCACAGTCACGTTAATGTTGTATTGGATAAAAGTGGATGTCTAAGTTGCTGATATCCGACTATCATCCATGGCAATCAAATCATTTGGAAAAACTAATGAACGCTACAACCTATAGACTTAATACAAAAGAACCCCATATTCTGGGGTTGACGCTGCTCAGCGCTTTCGGAGCGATGGGTGCTATTTTAATGACACCTGCGCTACCGAACATTGCCGGATATTTTAACGTCAGCGTGGGTGTGTCACAGCTAACCGTAACGAGTTTTTTACTGGGCTTTGCGTTAGGGCAATTAATATATGGGCCAATTGCTAATCGCTTGGGCCGAAAACCGGCATTTTATGTTGGTATTTTTCTGGCTACTCTGGGGTCATTGTTTAGTATTCTTTCTTCACCGGTCGAATCCTTTTCTTTATTAATTATCGGGCGACTTTTAGAAGCATTTGGTTCGAGTGTAGGATTGGTGGTGTGCTTCACCTTGATTAATGATTTTTATTTTCCAAAAGAGGCGCGTCGCGTAACAGGTCTGATGGTTATAGCTTTTGCCATTATTCCAGGCATTGCGGTCGCTGTCGGTGGATTATTGACACAATATGTTGGTTGGCAAGGGTGTTTTTATTTTTTATTAATTTATGGTTTAGCATTGATTTATCCCGCTACTAAAATGCCAGAAACCTTAAGCCAACCCGATATACATGCATTACATTATCGACAAATTTATAAAAATTATGCCGCCATATTTAAAAATAAGCAGTTACTGGGATTTTCTGCATGCTCCGGTTTTTCTAGCGCCTGCATTTACGTATTTGGTGCTGAGGGTCCATTTATTGGAATTCATTTGCTAGGCATCTCACCGGCTACTTATGGCTTATTGGGATTACTGCCATTCTTAGGTACGTTGATCGGCTGTTTAATTAGTATTCGCCTCGCTTTTGTCAAAGCGATGACAATGCTCAAAGCTGCGTTTTTTATTGAATTGATTGCTACAGTGTTCATGCTATTCTGCTTTGTATTTCACTTCGTTAATCTGTTTACTTTATTAGCACCCATGGCGCTGCTTTGCTTAGGTCACGCTATTCTATCCAGCACAGCTTTATCTTTAGCTATGACTTATGCCGAAGATAAAGCAAATGGATCTGCTGTGATGAATTTTGTTGTCATGTGCATGCCAGTATTGATGACCTTTTTGTTAGGTATGTTACATATAGGGGCTGCTTGGGTTTTACCGCTGATTTTCATGATTGCATTGGGATTAATGCTTGTTATTTATTGTATATGGCTGCAAGAAACCCCGCATAGTCACGATTTGCGCTGATTGCAAATGAATCTTAATCAATTCTTACGATTTAATTGATGCAATGTTACTGCATTACCTTCTGAGTCAAGGATCACAGCCATTAATCTCAATGAAAGTTAAAAGTAGGACATTACGATGATTTATATTATCTGGGAATTTGATGTTGAATCTTCACAAATTGCCTTATTCGAAGAAATATATAGTTCACAAGGTGCATGGGCGTTATTGTTTAGCCAATCTAAGAATTATCATGGCACCATGTTATTAAAAGACCATAGTAATCAGTCCAGATACATTACAATTGATCAATGGGATAAAATTGACGATTTTGAAAACTTCAAAGTTTGTAATTTTGAGGCATACAATAATCTTGATCAACAATGTGAACATTTCACTATAGCAGAAAGAAAAATCGGCTTTTTTGAGGATTTTTGAGAGAAATAGCATGGAAAATCTAGCGCTTGATTTAGTCCTGCAATACCTGAACAGTTGGAGACAAAATAATTTAGTTCTTGCAACATTGCGCATATGACCCCAATGGATTTATTGAAAAAACTGGGAACAGTTATGGCATGTCCTTATACGCTGTATATATGCCGAGCATAAATTCTGGGGTTATTGTATTGGCTAATAAAGCACGGGTTTCAGATGCTGTTAATTTGGGAAGAAATATTTTGAAGCAAATATCCCTCAAAAAATAGCAAATATACGTGATGCAACTCACTGTAATGGAGTATAACTCATGACTAAAAAGGTATTCTGGATAGATCCTTATCTTACTCAGCTTGATACAAGTGTACGGGGTGTGGATGGGAATAAAATCACAGTAAATGAAACCATCTTCTATGCTTTTTCAGGAGGACAAGAAAGTGATTACGGTAGTATTGGTGGCTATTCCCGTACTGGAAGCAAAAAAGGAAGGTAAAGAAATTGTTTACACACTTCCTGAAAACCACGATTTGAAAATAGGTCAAAAGACCAACATGATGATTGATTGGGCACGTAGGTATTCTCTGATGCGCCTCCATTTTGCAGCTGAACTTGTTTTGGAGCTGGTATCTCGGCGATTTCCTGGGATTAATAAAATAGGTGCTCATATCGGTCAAGAGAAGGCGCGTATTGATTTTCAGATAGAGGAACCTATATCACCCCATCTTCCGTCCTTGCAGAAAGAGGCTCAAACTATTATCGATTCAGATCAGCAGATTATCAGCGCCTTCAGCATGTTTTGCGCAGTTTATAAATTTAACGTGACTCCGAGAAATGAAAATGAGTTCAAAGCACTGTGGCATACTGCTACTTTGGAAGTAAAATCACATAACAAAAGCGTAGGGTCGCGCTTACATAAGGTGGTCGGCAAAGAAAATCAGTGGATTGCCTATTCGCAGTGGCCCAGCAGAGAAAAATGAGTAAGCCATGCTGAGCTTTTTTTTAATACAGAACCACCGCAATGGGCGCACTGAAAGCTGTGTGTAGCTCCATCTCTGTTTTGTTAGAACTGGAGGTTGTTGATGATTTACTAACCTCCAAAACAGATTAGAGATAACAAAGGATAAAGTTATGGAAAATTCAAATTGGAATTTAAAAGGCAAAAAAGCATTAATTACCGGCGGCACAAAAGGAATCGGTTATGCATTAGTGAAAGAGTTTCTACAATTAGGAGCAGAAGTTTTTATAGTGGCCCGAAATGCAGATCAGATCAATTGTGTTTTAACAAAAATTCGCGACCAAGGCTATGTGGCTTTCGGCATGGCTGCCGATATTAGCAAGGGAGAAAAAATTTGTGCTGATATTATTCAAGCGGTAAATAATCTCTGGGGTAAGTTAGATATTTTAGTAAACAATGCAGGCACCAATATTAGAAAAGCAGCACAGGATTACCACACCAATGAATATTCCACTATTCTGGATACAAATTTAACGGCTACTTTTGAATTGTGTAAACAAGCTTATCCGTTATTAAAAAAATCGCGGGCAGGAAATATTGTGAATATTGCCTCTATATCTGGATTAGTAGATGATGACTCTGGTGCGCCTTATGGCATTAGCAAAGCAGCAGTTATACAACTGTGCAAACATTTAGCAGTAGAATGGGCCAAAGACAACATTCGGGTCAATGCTGTTGCACCTTGGTATATTAGTACGGAACTAACAGCGCCCACTTTATCAAATCCTGAAAAGCGCAATGCAATTATAGCACGAACTCCTTTAGGTCGAGTTGGCAACCCACAAGAAGTTGCCACCACTGCAGCATTTCTCTGTATGCCTGCTTCATCTTATATTACTGGTCAATGTATCGTGGTAGATGGCGGTCTTTTAGTCAATGGATTTTCTCAACATATTGCATGTAATTAGTTGTTGCCGCAAAATTAAAATATCGGCTTAGCAACCATTAGAGGAATACCCGATATAATAGATTATTTTCAGCTATTTAACATAAGTTACCTGCCTTAAGCAATATCAGTAATTACGATGACTCAGATTAAAACCTTACTTTACTCTTCTAAATTCAAATATTTTTACTTTTCAGAATTTTACAAAATATAAGCATTATTATGCTGATAATTATTCAATTCTGAGGCAAAATATATTTTCAAAAGTATGAAGCTTCTCGAACGAGCTTTTCTCAAATCAAGGGCACAACAAAAGTCAGTCATTGGAATTAACTATTTTTGCTTTTCAAATAATCCAAAACCATCACTATTTAAATAGGGTATCGACATATGTGTGATAGCATGATTTTCATCAACAGAAAAAATTACCTTATTTTGTGTAACTGGAATCATTGGAATATTCATGCCATTGGGGTTTAGCCAGAAGGCAGTAAATGTATTATCGCGACAATAGTTCAGATTCCAAACAATATTTTGCGGCCCTATATGTAAAATGAGGTGATTATTTTTTTGTGAGATATTCAATTGACCATATACAGGATTGAAATAAGCGCCAATATATTTTTTTAGATCAATGTCGTTGATCATCTGGCATGGCGGAGATATTTCCGATGACTTAAGCTGGGATTGATTTCTTTGAGCTAAATAAATTTTGTTCCAATCTTGTTTTTTAGATGGATTGATATATAAATCAAATAAATGTTTGGTTAATATCTCAGGAACATTATTTGTATATTGATTGGTTAAAACAACTATACCTAATCTTAATTCGGGAATATAAGCCATCTGTCCATGCATTCCCGTTCCGCCACCAGCATGGTAAAGTACCGTGTAAGGTTTATACGATTGTTTATCGATAAACCAACCCTCACCATAAGCCTGCTCGATTTCATCAGTCTTTGTTTGGGATATAATAGTTTGAGGGGTATGTATAAATTGAATATTTGACTTATGGATAATTTGCTGACCATTGAAATTGCCGTCATTCATATTAAAAATTAACCACTTAGCCATATCGTTAACACTGGAATAAATGCCACCGCCTGCCAAGCCGGTTTCCAAAGCCCATCTCTGAGAAAGATAAGGAGAATTCTGAGAATAAGGGTAATTGCGTCCTGCCTGATACAAATAAGGTTGAGCCACATTGGATTTGCTTTTCAGAACTGCTTCGTTACGCAAATAAGAGCCTCTCATGCCTAAAAGCGAGAATAACTGCTGATGTAAAAATTTGGAAAATGACTCACCACTATTTTTTTCTATGATTTGCTTAGCCAATTCTGAAAAAATGCTTTGATATGCAAATTGGCTTCTAAAAGAAGCGATGGGACGTATAAATCGTAAGGCATAAAGAGTGCGCCCAACGTTGTAACCAAAATCACCTAAACCATCAAGAGCTGATTCTGGCAAGCCACTGTCATGTGCAATCAGATCACGTACTTCAAATTCGGAAGTTGCTTTAGCGTCATATAGCTTAAATTCTGGATATAATTTTTGAACTTTAGTGCCCCAATTGTATTTTCTTTCATCGATTTGTTTAGCTAATAAAGTAGCAGTAAATGATTTCGTCATTGAGGCAATATCAAAAATAGTATCTGCATTAACTGGTCTACCTTCTTCATCTCGAACTCCAAACCCTTGGGCATAAACTAACGCACCATTTTTTACAACGGCGAAAGACATACCAGGAACCTTCCAGTCATGCTGAACTTGCTGAGCATAATTTTGCA from Gammaproteobacteria bacterium carries:
- a CDS encoding amino acid racemase, with the translated sequence MKKLGLIGGIGCKSTVLYYELITTQISHKLGQRQSGNIIIYSVNEYDVYTAAIENDWNTVAEILLHAYKNLENAGADFLIICSNTCHKVVDLINPQFKKPLIHILEPICQEITKNNYKKIALFGTKFILEEGFYLNYIHSHAHSIKQIIIPDKNRIDIVHNIISNELLLGIIKNESKSILISIWEELRKKGADCLILGCTELSLIISKTDLSSPILDSTSLHAKYAAELSIKNHEDDK
- a CDS encoding multidrug effflux MFS transporter encodes the protein MNATTYRLNTKEPHILGLTLLSAFGAMGAILMTPALPNIAGYFNVSVGVSQLTVTSFLLGFALGQLIYGPIANRLGRKPAFYVGIFLATLGSLFSILSSPVESFSLLIIGRLLEAFGSSVGLVVCFTLINDFYFPKEARRVTGLMVIAFAIIPGIAVAVGGLLTQYVGWQGCFYFLLIYGLALIYPATKMPETLSQPDIHALHYRQIYKNYAAIFKNKQLLGFSACSGFSSACIYVFGAEGPFIGIHLLGISPATYGLLGLLPFLGTLIGCLISIRLAFVKAMTMLKAAFFIELIATVFMLFCFVFHFVNLFTLLAPMALLCLGHAILSSTALSLAMTYAEDKANGSAVMNFVVMCMPVLMTFLLGMLHIGAAWVLPLIFMIALGLMLVIYCIWLQETPHSHDLR
- a CDS encoding SDR family oxidoreductase, with translation MENSNWNLKGKKALITGGTKGIGYALVKEFLQLGAEVFIVARNADQINCVLTKIRDQGYVAFGMAADISKGEKICADIIQAVNNLWGKLDILVNNAGTNIRKAAQDYHTNEYSTILDTNLTATFELCKQAYPLLKKSRAGNIVNIASISGLVDDDSGAPYGISKAAVIQLCKHLAVEWAKDNIRVNAVAPWYISTELTAPTLSNPEKRNAIIARTPLGRVGNPQEVATTAAFLCMPASSYITGQCIVVDGGLLVNGFSQHIACN
- the asnB gene encoding asparagine synthase (glutamine-hydrolyzing); this encodes MCGIVAYLSKNLDISKETFKSAINTLNHRGPDFHGLWVSDDSKLALGHARLSIIDLLTGNQPLRSKDDNIVIVVNGEFYQYEIIKRYLQKKGFEFQTESDSEILIYLYQLYGVNCLEFLRGEFSFVLWDDKNKYIFAARDRCGIKPLFYSMYQDALYLSSEIKALLTLGVPCKWDLCSIISWENLLPLENRSLFENIFSINPGHFILATPDNIQIKKYWDFNYPKEGAIDDDIDENKMINEFRKELEEAVTIRLRSDVPVGCYLSGGLDSSAILGLMIKHSKSEVDAFTISFDHDLYDEAKIAEETAKFVGARSHVFKITNQLLSENFFSAIYQCESFILNNNTIAKFLLSKFTRESGYKTVMTGEGSDEILGGYPMFREDILKYGFRALDHENRNKLVEHLYENNPAFASVFSKNTAGLDVTTIQEILGYVPSMFKMGAKLGEKLITLHNENFSNISRNFDAQINFINQLDQDQVMGRDVLSKSLYLWAKSILPGLILVNLGDRMEMAHSIEGRVPFLDHKLLEFLVNIPSSLKIKGLTEKFILREAVKDIITPTIYQRQKHPFKAPHPTLTLNPFTELMLDVFNGNLLKYSFIYDQSKVLKQFNMTQSMPEAEREQWDVVFMFILSQCVLQSLFKPLMPN
- a CDS encoding FUSC family protein, with the protein product MSRIDYSAFALEGFKITLFCLGIIGLLKLFGAANEFLLIPFNMAVMSAAATFSVSKKNLAQVSLGSSVVVISTILGGVLGFYYPWLASLITIIYAGLAFYLPKTKSKTNIFVTGSLMFLIFSALPFSLQAGIKYAFVGAVVVVAFTLFYWLFEYRKDANNTKPEPTQANFFMALATISSLTLAWIISHYLRACSTLSHLYWIGLTILMVIQGSQQRTIYTAIKRIAINTFGAIIVVFLFGYIVPPNFWINFILLVIFLFLIFSLGFSYFLRVFFIELFVFGFAHLLGDYHNVVALDRIILTCIGGLIVITVTLMLYWIKVDV
- a CDS encoding TspO/MBR family protein, encoding MIKKIAPIILWIIVFQLVGYGIGLLTRTEISTWYQTLQKSSINPPQIIFPIVWTCLYIMLAIAGWYLWTHRNRPRGKIIFSLYIIQIIMNWAWSPLFFQFHLIQLGFYWIVMMILISMLLIILTKKQFTLVYFLLIPYSLWLIFAGYLNWAIWMKN
- a CDS encoding LysR family transcriptional regulator, with translation MSLDLLSCMRGFKGIAEHKGFSQAARHLDVSTSTLTGQIKHLENLLKKKLLNRTTRHIELTEAGEVYLLHVNKILADIENAQAAVNSIETEPHGRLIIGIAGAFYSQYFIKHFKKFLQKYPKIQLQTTEENAPTDLLNGLADLVITEIDIKDNQLVKEYLFTIHRSIYATPAYIKKYGSPKKAADLQHHNCLIAKRISPNNEWVLANNKKIYISGNYASSSGYNVLCAALADMGLIWCTDILIKEELKRGELVEIKLKDEQPVAIKMYLYHRRVNADSNIRLMADYLKKIAEMWLS
- a CDS encoding methyltransferase domain-containing protein, with amino-acid sequence MEYSEVAEEYKKIAKNQTSVGEKLIALMFFKGQESILDLGCGSGHLAFELSKKTSGRVIGIDPSEGMIKQAKKSYGEFIQFFCEEGEHMAFTSEFDVIFCNSVFHWFRDPVPVLKKIHQALKNQGVFALQTPVSEWCDFIVDIIDQTCRADNIKPYIEHYLNPWFHLKNACAYQALLEHHGFNVRLAFDEDVTTQAYDFEKILGLFNSGPALAYLNFENYSIPCGENYKNSFINTLHQIIRQKMDNSTVVDITYHRAFLIAYKYNGIC